One region of Brassica napus cultivar Da-Ae chromosome A10, Da-Ae, whole genome shotgun sequence genomic DNA includes:
- the LOC106430932 gene encoding diaminopimelate decarboxylase 2, chloroplastic, producing the protein MASATQLLSQPPSLRGNLNRYQSSLPRISVLSLKSTSKPLNRLSVKAAAAASQNSVITPTKDAAFEHCFKKSSDGFLYCEGTKVEEIMESVERRPFYLYSKPQITRNVEAYKEALEGVSSVIGYAIKANNNLKILEHLRSKGCGAVLVSGNELRLALIAGFDPTKCIFNGNGKLLEDLVLAAQEGVFVNVDSEFDLENIVEASRISGKQVNVLLRINPDVDPQVHPYVATGNKNSKFGIRNEKLQWFLDEVKAHPNELKLVGAHCHLGSTITKVDIFRDAAVLMVEYIDEIRRQGFEVSYLNIGGGLGIDYYHAGAVLPTPMDLINTVRELVLSRDLNLIIEPGRSLIANTCCFVNHVTGVKTNGTKNFIVIDGSMAELIRPSLYDAYQHIELVSPPAPEAEVSKFDVVGPVCESADFLGKDRELPTPPKGAGLVVHDAGAYCMSMASTYNLKMRPPEYWVEDDGSITKIRHAETFEDHLRFFNGL; encoded by the exons ATGGCGTCAGCTACTCAGCTCCTCTCCCAACCTCCATCTCTCCGCGGAAACCTAAACCGATACCAATCCTCCCTCCCAAGAATCTCGGTTCTGTCTCTCAAGTCCACCTCGAAACCACTTAACCGCCTCTCCGTCAAAGCCGCCGCCGCCGCATCCCAAAACTCGGTGATAACCCCAACGAAGGATGCTGCGTTCGAGCACTGTTTCAAGAAGTCCTCAGATGGGTTCCTCTACTGCGAGGGAACTAAGGTTGAAGAGATCATGGAGAGCGTCGAGAGAAGACCTTTCTACTTGTACAGCAAGCCTCAGATCACGAGGAACGTCGAGGCGTACAAAGAGGCCTTGGAAGGTGTGAGTTCCGTCATTGGCTATGCTATTAAAGCCAATAACAACCTCAAGATTCTGGAGCATTTGAGGAGTAAAGGCTGTGGTGCTGTGCTAGTTAGTGGGAACGAGCTCAGGCTTGCTCTTATTGCTGGCTTCGATCCCACAAA GTGTATTTTCAATGGAAACGGGAAGCTGTTGGAGGATTTAGTTTTAGCTGCTCAAGAAGGAGTTTTTGTAAACGTTGATAGTGAGTTTGACTTGGAGAATATTGTGGAAGCTTCGAGAATCTCTGGTAAGCAGGTCAATGTTCTGCTGCGTATCAATCCTGATGTGGATCCTCAG gTGCATCCATATGTAGCCACCGGGAACAAGAACTCAAAGTTTGGTATCAGGAACGAGAAGCTTCAGTGGTTTCTCGATGAGGTGAAGGCACATCCCAATGAGCTCAAGCTTGTTGGAGCTCATTGCCATCTTGGCTCCACCATTACAAAGGTGGATATATTCAGAGATGCTGCGGTTCTCATGGTGGAGTACATTGATGAAATCAGGCGTCAGGGATTTGAAGTTAGTTACTTGAACATTGGTGGTGGTTTAGGGATTGATTATTACCATGCCGGTGCTGTACTTCCTACACCTATGGATCTCATTAACACC GTAAGAGAGCTTGTTCTGTCACGAGACTTGAATCTAATAATCGAGCCAGGGAGGTCGTTGATAGCAAACACGTGCTGTTTCGTCAACCATGTGACAGGTGTGAAGACGAATGGAACTAAAAACTTTATAGTGATCGATGGGAGTATGGCTGAGCTTATCCGTCCCAGTCTTTATGATGCCTATCAG CACATTGAGTTGGTCTCTCCTCCAGCACCTGAAGCAGAGGTTTCCAAATTCGACGTAGTGGGTCCTGTTTGTGAATCTGCTGATTTCTTGGGCAAAGACAGAGAGCTTCCCACTCCTCCAAAG GGAGCTGGTCTAGTGGTTCATGATGCTGGTGCGTATTGTATGAGCATGGCTTCCACTTACAATCTCAAAATGCGTCCTCCGGAATACTGG GTTGAAGATGATGGTTCTATCACTAAGATCAGGCATGCTGAGACATTCGAAGACCATTTGCGTTTCTTCAACGGTCTATAG
- the LOC106430876 gene encoding uncharacterized protein LOC106430876, whose translation MVLLTNQQIGTWKRKRILVGSLLICWLILMFFTPKVPLHSFRHHVFADKRNFMGVPNTLNVMTNFPFLIIGVLGFVLCLGGSFFNISLKGEIWGWTLFYASVSSLAFGSAYYHLKPDDNRIVWDTLPILIAYSSLFSSFLVERAGERVGLSCLVLLLFISVFSVAYARVFNDLRLCLTFQLIPCLVIPVMTVLLPPKYTHSRFWLLATAAHAVSKIEGLADSKIYNFNGYTISGHSLGHLCSALAMVLLTVMLLYRSIRFPRLSELKGHP comes from the exons ATGGTGTTGTTGACAAATCAACAGATCGGGACATGGAAAAGGAAACGAATTTTGGTTGGATCGTTGTTAATATGCTGGCTAATCTTAATGTTCTTCACTCCCAAAGTTCCTCTTCATTCCTTCAGACACCATGTCTTCGCTGATAAGCGCAATTTCATGG GAGTGCCAaatacattgaatgtcatgaccaactttccttttcttattaTTGGTGTTCTTGGTTTCGTTCTTTGCCTTGGAGGAAGTTTCTTTAATATCAg TTTGAAAGGTGAGATCTGGGGATGGACGCTGTTCTACGCAAGCGTTTCAAGCTTGGCCTTTGGCTCTGCTTATTATCATCTCAAACCTGATGACAACAGAATCGTCTGGGACACTTTGCCT ATATTGATTGCGTATTCGTCGCTTTTCTCTAGTTTTTTGGTTGAGAGAGCGGGGGAGAGAGTAGGATTGAGTTGCCTCGTCTTGCTTCTGTTCATATCAGTTTTCAGCGTTGCTTACGCCAG AGTGTTTAATGATCTCCGGTTATGCCTCACGTTCCAGTTGATTCCCTGCCTGGTGATACCCGTAATGACTGTTTTGTTACCTCCCAAGTATACTCACTCTAGGTTCTGGCTCTTGGCAACAG CGGCTCACGCTGTTTCCAAGATCGAAGGACTTGCAGACAgcaaaatatacaattttaatgGATATACAATTAGTGGCCATTCGCTTGGACATTTGTGTTCAGCATTGGCTATGGTTTTACTTACCGTTATGCTTTTGTACAGAAGCATTCGGTTTCCGAG ATTAAGTGAACTCAAAGGCCATCCTTGA
- the LOC106430857 gene encoding CTD small phosphatase-like protein 2: MEDDDGSPSSPDLDAQSPYERLIALTPSSADSHCNLDSVSAVYLAMKSSKLECVEERGQDCLITSVCNVEDEEEEEFDEFDPYLFIKNLPNLSSVVPTFRPVLLPKQTRSCPPISLVLDLDETLVHSSLEPCGEVDFTFTVHFNEEEHMVYVRCRPHLKEFMERVSRLFEVIIFTASQSIYAEQLLNVLDPKRKLFRHRVYRDSCVFFDGNYLKDLSVLGRDLSRVIIVDNSPQAFGFQVENGVPIESWFDDPSDKELLHLLPFLESLIGAEDVRPMIAKKFNLREKIDAAVAAPEYPAEAGDPFER, encoded by the exons ATGGAAGACGATGATGGCTCTCCTTCTTCTCCCGATTTGGATGCACAGAGCCCTTACGAACGTTTGATTGCTCTAACTCCAAGCTCCGCTGATTCACATTGTAACTTGGATTCAGTTTCCGCTGTTTATCTAGCGATGAAGAGCTCGAAGCTGGAGTGCGTCGAAGAGCGTGGCCAAGATTGCCTTATCACCTCCGTATGCAACGTGGAGgacgaagaggaggaagagTTCGACGAGTTtgatccttatctcttcatcaAGAACCTCCCCAACTTGTCCTCCGTTGTCCCTACTTTCAGACCCGTCTTGCTTCCTAAACAGACCCGAAGCTGCCCTCCCATCTCCCTAGTCCTAGACCTCGATG AAACTCTTGTGCACTCTAGTCTAGAACCGTGTGGTGAGGTGGATTTCACATTCACTGTACATTTCAATGAAGAGGAGCATATGGTTTATGTGCGGTGCCGTCCTCACCTCAAAGAGTTTATGGAGAGAGTGTCTCGTCTCTTTGAGGTTATTATATTTACCGCTAGCCAAAGTATCTACGCCGAGCAGCTTCTGAACGTGCTTGACCCTAAGAGGAAGCTTTTTCGCCATAGAGTGTACCGTGACTCGTGTGTTTTCTTTGACGGTAACTACCTTAAGGATTTGTCTGTCCTCGGACGTGATTTGTCTCGTGTTATCATCGTCGATAACTCCCCACAG GCGTTTGGGTTCCAAGTGGAGAATGGGGTGCCAATAGAGAGCTGGTTTGATGACCCCTCAGATAAAGAGCTCCTTCACTTGCTGCCGTTTCTAGAAAGCTTAATAGGAGCCGAAGATGTAAGGCCGATGATAGCCAAGAAATTCAATCTAAGGGAAAAGATTGATGCAGCTGTAGCTGCACCTGAGTATCCTGCAGAGGCTGGAGATCCTTTCGAAAGGTAA
- the LOC106430896 gene encoding S-protein homolog 13-like, which translates to MEFRIRLTTTVTWCLLIASACVLTTTSAARFEVRNEITKHQGRNRSLTVTCWSTTNKLGNQNLKPGESRSWSFKPVYIKIPFLYTYFQCTFFTSFGSPNGQTATVFAGERKFSWQCDNPDEEECIWVVKREGLYLRKISRDHKGERLYEDELRLSWIGGTNYYPVK; encoded by the coding sequence ATGGAGTTCAGAATCCGATTAACCACAACAGTCACGTGGTGCCTTCTCATCGCGTCAGCATGTGTTCTAACCACAACATCAGCAGCCCGGTTCGAAGTAAGAAACGAGATCACAAAACACCAGGGACGAAACCGAAGCCTCACCGTCACCTGCTGGTCGACTACTAACAAATTAGGCAATCAAAATCTCAAACCGGGCGAATCCAGAAGCTGGTCCTTCAAGCCAGTGTACATCAAAATACCGTTCCTCTACACATACTTTCAGTGCACCTTCTTCACCTCCTTTGGCTCGCCTAATGGCCAGACCGCGACGGTTTTCGCAGGCGAGAGGAAGTTCAGCTGGCAGTGTGATAATCCGGATGAGGAAGAGTGCATTTGGGTGGTGAAGAGAGAAGGGTTATATCTTAGGAAGATCTCAAGGGATCATAAAGGAGAAAGGCTTTATGAAGATGAATTGAGACTGTCTTGGATCGGTGGTACTAACTACTATCCGGTTAAATAG
- the LOC106430866 gene encoding uncharacterized protein LOC106430866 isoform X2 yields the protein MADKPSRALVLYGDGSARSVDPSNTHIHSLASVGTCGFLSLPHAPPETEDERIVREFAHLLDASEAYTLASGLKANGSENEVSTLSERFMGIKAALVTDSSSLTSFGKLIGLDVLQLNEIHQKSDDSFPSDATATELLRLLGFEEGKCLDVSLYDSVFVHIGGDNVRTINFLIGSIMRMSQPGSEIAPRLHLSLVLSYGSVTDKDVSDFNVKKTPQEGINPAFQGLVPRQSYTMRGEKTRDNVRDYCPMLVAQWQDAVTRKDLVDTLSFEALKKLSGSLVIPADRFIHEVAFKLWKAPKYGA from the exons ATGGCTGACAAACCAAGCAGAGCACTTGTTTTGTACGGAGACGGCTCGGCTCGATCCGTCGACCCGTCGAATACGCACATCCATTCTCTCGCTTCCGTCGGTACTTGCGGCTTCTTGAGCCTTCCTCATGCACCTCCAG AAACTGAGGACGAAAGAATAGTTCGAGAGTTTGCTCATTTGCTTGATGCATCAGAAGCTTATACTTTAGCC AGTGGATTAAAAGCTAATGGAAGTGAAAATGAAGTCTCAACGTTGTCCGAAAg GTTTATGGGAATCAAGGCTGCTTTAGTAACGGACAGTTCTTCTCTGACTTCTTTCGGGAAGCTGATTGGCTTAGATGTATTACAACTCAATGAAATTCACCAAAAGAGTGATGATTCCTTTCCGTCTGATGCCACAGCAACTGAATTACTGAGGCTGCTTGGGTTTGAAGAAGGAAAGTGCTTGGATGTGAGCCTATACGACTCCGTTTTTGTGCATATAGGTGGTGATAACGTGAGAACAATCAACTTTTTGATTGGTAGTATTATGAGAATGTCTCAGCCTGGTTCAGAGATTGCACCTCGCTTgcatctctctcttgttctcaGCTATGGTTCCGTCACAGACAAGGATGTTTCAGATTTTAATGTCAAGAAGACTCCACAAGAAGGTATTAACCCGGCATTTCAAGGACTAGTCCCGCGTCAGAGCTACACCATGCGAGGTGAAAAGACACGAGATAATGTTCG GGACTACTGCCCTATGTTGGTAGCTCAGTGGCAAGATGCAGTAACACGGAAAGACTTGGTTGATACATTATCTTTTGAAGCTCTGAAAAAG CTCTCTGGAAGCCTTGTTATACCTGCTGATCGGTTCATCCACGAAGTTGCTTTCAAACTTTGGAAGGCCCCAAAATATGgagcttaa
- the LOC106430866 gene encoding uncharacterized protein LOC106430866 isoform X1, translating into MADKPSRALVLYGDGSARSVDPSNTHIHSLASVGTCGFLSLPHAPPAETEDERIVREFAHLLDASEAYTLASGLKANGSENEVSTLSERFMGIKAALVTDSSSLTSFGKLIGLDVLQLNEIHQKSDDSFPSDATATELLRLLGFEEGKCLDVSLYDSVFVHIGGDNVRTINFLIGSIMRMSQPGSEIAPRLHLSLVLSYGSVTDKDVSDFNVKKTPQEGINPAFQGLVPRQSYTMRGEKTRDNVRDYCPMLVAQWQDAVTRKDLVDTLSFEALKKLSGSLVIPADRFIHEVAFKLWKAPKYGA; encoded by the exons ATGGCTGACAAACCAAGCAGAGCACTTGTTTTGTACGGAGACGGCTCGGCTCGATCCGTCGACCCGTCGAATACGCACATCCATTCTCTCGCTTCCGTCGGTACTTGCGGCTTCTTGAGCCTTCCTCATGCACCTCCAG CAGAAACTGAGGACGAAAGAATAGTTCGAGAGTTTGCTCATTTGCTTGATGCATCAGAAGCTTATACTTTAGCC AGTGGATTAAAAGCTAATGGAAGTGAAAATGAAGTCTCAACGTTGTCCGAAAg GTTTATGGGAATCAAGGCTGCTTTAGTAACGGACAGTTCTTCTCTGACTTCTTTCGGGAAGCTGATTGGCTTAGATGTATTACAACTCAATGAAATTCACCAAAAGAGTGATGATTCCTTTCCGTCTGATGCCACAGCAACTGAATTACTGAGGCTGCTTGGGTTTGAAGAAGGAAAGTGCTTGGATGTGAGCCTATACGACTCCGTTTTTGTGCATATAGGTGGTGATAACGTGAGAACAATCAACTTTTTGATTGGTAGTATTATGAGAATGTCTCAGCCTGGTTCAGAGATTGCACCTCGCTTgcatctctctcttgttctcaGCTATGGTTCCGTCACAGACAAGGATGTTTCAGATTTTAATGTCAAGAAGACTCCACAAGAAGGTATTAACCCGGCATTTCAAGGACTAGTCCCGCGTCAGAGCTACACCATGCGAGGTGAAAAGACACGAGATAATGTTCG GGACTACTGCCCTATGTTGGTAGCTCAGTGGCAAGATGCAGTAACACGGAAAGACTTGGTTGATACATTATCTTTTGAAGCTCTGAAAAAG CTCTCTGGAAGCCTTGTTATACCTGCTGATCGGTTCATCCACGAAGTTGCTTTCAAACTTTGGAAGGCCCCAAAATATGgagcttaa
- the LOC106430846 gene encoding K(+) efflux antiporter 6 isoform X2, translated as MVEGGGRRRRSFLSFELALLSLFLCFSIASPRALPDSDLNLLEETVGNSSSDSAYLNASSLGKPKEGSFADIIDRALEKEFNESDQTEVADPGSFNNSVAGQQAVLETVARVKTTKKNETKEDKHFQLHDVFNLDNDNRAEDTPTLIDRKDNVFIISNFKSKYPVLQLDLRLISDLVVVIVSATCGGIAFACAGQPVITGYLLAGSIIGPGGLNLISEMVQVETVAQFGVVFLLFALGLEFSTAKLRVVRSVAVLGGLLQILLFMFLCGITVSLCGGKRSEGVFVGAFLSMSSTAVVLKFLMEKNSTNSLHGQVTIGTLILQDCAVGLLFALLPVLGGNSGIVEGMLSMAKVAVVLLSFLAVLSILSRTCIPWLLKLMVSLSSQTNELYQLAAVAFCLLVAWCSDKLGLSLELGSFAAGVMISTTDLAEHTLEQIEPIRNLFAALFLASIGMLINVHFLWTHVDILLASVILVIIIKTTIVTTVVKGFGYNNKTALLVGLSLAQIGEFAFVLLSRASNLHLIEGKLYLLLLGTTALSLVTTPLVFKVIPAVVHLGVLLRWFSPDSSIEGRKEK; from the exons ATGGTggaaggaggaggaagaagaagaagatcctttCTCTCCTTTGAACTcgctctcctctctctcttcctctgctTCTCCATCGCCTCTCCCCGCGCTCTCCCTGATTCGGATCTGAATCTGTTAGAAGAAACCGTCGGCAACTCCTCCTCCGACTCAGCATATCTCAACGCTTCTTCTCTTGGTAAACCCAAGGAAGGTAGCTTCGCCGACATCATCGATCGCGCTCTCGAGAAGGAGTTCAACGAAAGCGATCAGACTGAAG TGGCTGATCCTGGAAGCTTCAACAACAGTGTAGCTGGGCAGCAG GCTGTTCTGGAAACTGTAGCCAGAGTAAAGACAACCAAGAAAAATGAGACGAAAGAGGACAA GCATTTTCAACTCCATGATGTTTTCAACCTGGACAATGATAACAGAGCTGAGGACACACCTACTCTGATTGATCGAAAA GACAATGTCTTCATCATATCCAATTTCAAATCGAAATATCCAGTACTGCAGCTAGACTTGAG ACTGATATCAGACCTGGTGGTTGTCATTGTATCTGCAACTTGTGGTGGTATCGCCTTTGCTTGTGCTGGACAGCCG GTGATAACTGGATATTTGCTAGCAGGATCTATCATCGGGCCTGGAGGATTGAACTTAATCAGTGAGATGGTCCAG GTTGAAACAGTCGCCCAGTTTGGTGTGGTATTCTTGCTCTTTGCATTGGGTCTAGAGTTCTCCACTGCTAAG CTTCGAGTTGTTCGATCAGTTGCTGTTCTGGGAGGCCTTCTTCAAATTCTTCTTTTTATGTTCTTGTGCGGAATCACAGTGTCG TTATGTGGTGGTAAACGGTCGGAGGGGGTATTTGTAGGAGCATTTTTGTCAATGTCATCAACTGCAGTG GTGCTGAAGTTTCTCATGGAGAAAAATTCAACCAATTCTCTTCATGGCCAAGTTACAATTGGAACCCTTATTCTTCAG GACTGTGCTGTGGGTTTGTTGTTTGCTTTGCTTCCAGTTCTTGGTGGAAATTCTGGCATTGTTGAGGGAATGTTGTCAATGGCAAAAGT GGCGGTTGTGTTACTTTCGTTTTTGGCTGTTCTGTCAATATTATCACGGACATGTATTCCTTGGTTGCTGAAGTTAATGGTCAGCTTATCATCACAG ACAAATGAACTCTATCAGTTAGCCGCGGTTGCGTTTTGTCTACTCGTAGCCTGG TGTAGTGATAAGCTGGGATTAAGTCTTGAACTAGGTTCTTTTGCGGCAGGGGTCATGATATCAACTACGGATCTCGCTGAACATACATTGGAGCAA ATCGAACCCATCCGTAATTTGTTTGCTGCACTTTTCCTAGCCAGCATTGGGATGTTGATTAATGTCCATTTTCTGTGGACCCATGTGGATATACTGTTAGCCTCTGTGATATTAGTAATCATCATAAAGACAACGATAGTGACAACAGTTGTCAAGGGATTTGGTTACAACAACAAGACAGCTCTGCTG GTTGGACTATCTCTGGCTCAGATAGGGGAGTTTGCCTTTGTATTACTTAGCCGTGCCTCCAATCTCCACCTTATCGAG GGGAAACTCTACTTGCTTCTCCTGGGGACAACCGCTCTTAGCCTG GTTACAACACCTCTGGTTTTCAAAGTGATACCAGCGGTTGTGCATCTTGGAGTACTGTTAAGATGGTTTTCGCCAGACTCTTCTATAGAG GGCAGAAAGGAGAAATAG
- the LOC106430846 gene encoding K(+) efflux antiporter 6 isoform X1 codes for MVEGGGRRRRSFLSFELALLSLFLCFSIASPRALPDSDLNLLEETVGNSSSDSAYLNASSLGKPKEGSFADIIDRALEKEFNESDQTEVADPGSFNNSVAGQQAVLETVARVKTTKKNETKEDKHFQLHDVFNLDNDNRAEDTPTLIDRKDNVFIISNFKSKYPVLQLDLRLISDLVVVIVSATCGGIAFACAGQPVITGYLLAGSIIGPGGLNLISEMVQVETVAQFGVVFLLFALGLEFSTAKLRVVRSVAVLGGLLQILLFMFLCGITVSLCGGKRSEGVFVGAFLSMSSTAVVLKFLMEKNSTNSLHGQVTIGTLILQDCAVGLLFALLPVLGGNSGIVEGMLSMAKVAVVLLSFLAVLSILSRTCIPWLLKLMVSLSSQTNELYQLAAVAFCLLVAWCSDKLGLSLELGSFAAGVMISTTDLAEHTLEQIEPIRNLFAALFLASIGMLINVHFLWTHVDILLASVILVIIIKTTIVTTVVKGFGYNNKTALLVGLSLAQIGEFAFVLLSRASNLHLIEGKLYLLLLGTTALSLVTTPLVFKVIPAVVHLGVLLRWFSPDSSIEKGEIVRSESGKQRMILMSRQSHNS; via the exons ATGGTggaaggaggaggaagaagaagaagatcctttCTCTCCTTTGAACTcgctctcctctctctcttcctctgctTCTCCATCGCCTCTCCCCGCGCTCTCCCTGATTCGGATCTGAATCTGTTAGAAGAAACCGTCGGCAACTCCTCCTCCGACTCAGCATATCTCAACGCTTCTTCTCTTGGTAAACCCAAGGAAGGTAGCTTCGCCGACATCATCGATCGCGCTCTCGAGAAGGAGTTCAACGAAAGCGATCAGACTGAAG TGGCTGATCCTGGAAGCTTCAACAACAGTGTAGCTGGGCAGCAG GCTGTTCTGGAAACTGTAGCCAGAGTAAAGACAACCAAGAAAAATGAGACGAAAGAGGACAA GCATTTTCAACTCCATGATGTTTTCAACCTGGACAATGATAACAGAGCTGAGGACACACCTACTCTGATTGATCGAAAA GACAATGTCTTCATCATATCCAATTTCAAATCGAAATATCCAGTACTGCAGCTAGACTTGAG ACTGATATCAGACCTGGTGGTTGTCATTGTATCTGCAACTTGTGGTGGTATCGCCTTTGCTTGTGCTGGACAGCCG GTGATAACTGGATATTTGCTAGCAGGATCTATCATCGGGCCTGGAGGATTGAACTTAATCAGTGAGATGGTCCAG GTTGAAACAGTCGCCCAGTTTGGTGTGGTATTCTTGCTCTTTGCATTGGGTCTAGAGTTCTCCACTGCTAAG CTTCGAGTTGTTCGATCAGTTGCTGTTCTGGGAGGCCTTCTTCAAATTCTTCTTTTTATGTTCTTGTGCGGAATCACAGTGTCG TTATGTGGTGGTAAACGGTCGGAGGGGGTATTTGTAGGAGCATTTTTGTCAATGTCATCAACTGCAGTG GTGCTGAAGTTTCTCATGGAGAAAAATTCAACCAATTCTCTTCATGGCCAAGTTACAATTGGAACCCTTATTCTTCAG GACTGTGCTGTGGGTTTGTTGTTTGCTTTGCTTCCAGTTCTTGGTGGAAATTCTGGCATTGTTGAGGGAATGTTGTCAATGGCAAAAGT GGCGGTTGTGTTACTTTCGTTTTTGGCTGTTCTGTCAATATTATCACGGACATGTATTCCTTGGTTGCTGAAGTTAATGGTCAGCTTATCATCACAG ACAAATGAACTCTATCAGTTAGCCGCGGTTGCGTTTTGTCTACTCGTAGCCTGG TGTAGTGATAAGCTGGGATTAAGTCTTGAACTAGGTTCTTTTGCGGCAGGGGTCATGATATCAACTACGGATCTCGCTGAACATACATTGGAGCAA ATCGAACCCATCCGTAATTTGTTTGCTGCACTTTTCCTAGCCAGCATTGGGATGTTGATTAATGTCCATTTTCTGTGGACCCATGTGGATATACTGTTAGCCTCTGTGATATTAGTAATCATCATAAAGACAACGATAGTGACAACAGTTGTCAAGGGATTTGGTTACAACAACAAGACAGCTCTGCTG GTTGGACTATCTCTGGCTCAGATAGGGGAGTTTGCCTTTGTATTACTTAGCCGTGCCTCCAATCTCCACCTTATCGAG GGGAAACTCTACTTGCTTCTCCTGGGGACAACCGCTCTTAGCCTG GTTACAACACCTCTGGTTTTCAAAGTGATACCAGCGGTTGTGCATCTTGGAGTACTGTTAAGATGGTTTTCGCCAGACTCTTCTATAGAG AAAGGAGAAATAGTAAGATCAGAAAGCGGTAAACAGCGGATGATACTGATGTCACGCCAATCCCACAACTCCTGA
- the LOC106430870 gene encoding uncharacterized protein LOC106430870: MQPPIRNPNPRLEFLKPLLTDSTKQFLAQHRTGRTDFSDFESIFTRLLQDHRPDPPLELLWFYSAVVFHSSKQDFGEDSVRLTRSLFQMLVPLSESFSGAKRAATLSPLVYNLIRLVKTRKEEVSELLDAIVSYVSAYCGDEERGGCGGGEDEDDLLMVTGFSFADLNRVWVVDEVGVGDCLEMFMPFVGERLRREVGSESCSVGCLAGIVASQLLLLNLCLRFDSGEIRKDLRESVVQMINAFHSCYFFDGILKMLLVEPYLHLTPLLGPEDEAALIETVTEAVIESAESLFLNPGSGNDQRSLQLKNVAINWLFLFAKASIRKTEDQEETSRYMNMFSSSRIPYHLVNWVISQGEVIRDADTLLNSTPVSFIEWLLSLEEQGVRVFDCDHSKNYAKTVVHWSRPDVTLKQQVGVDQDADMADDHIVSSISVISSSTRKRKEERPDKEGETKTKLFKHRPNNFQEKSRLQPFVFSDRLVNATEVGVSDMEL; this comes from the exons ATGCAACCTCCGATTCGTAACCCTAACCCTCGCCTCGAGTTTCTCAAACCGCTTCTCACCGACTCGACCAAGCAGTTCTTGGCACAGCACCGTACGGGCCGAACCGATTTCTCCGATTTCGAATCCATCTTCACTCGCCTCCTCCAAGACCACCGTCCCGATCCGCCTCTCGAGCTCCTCTGGTTCTACTCCGCCGTCGTCTTCCACTCCTCGAAGCAAGATTTCGGCGAAGACTCCGTGAGGCTAACCAGGAGCCTCTTCCAGATGCTGGTCCCTCTCTCCGAGTCCTTCTCCGGCGCGAAGAGGGCGGCTACGCTGTCTCCTCTCGTTTACAATCTGATTCGGTTGGTTAAGACTAGGAAGGAAGAGGTTTCGGAGCTGTTGGATGCGATTGTGAGCTACGTTAGCGCGTATTGCGGAGATGAAGAACGAGGAGGTTGTGGTGGTGGTGAGGATGAGGATGATTTGTTGATGGTGACTGGGTTTAGTTTTGCTGATTTGAATCGAGTTTGGGTTGTGGATGAAGTGGGAGTGGGTGATTGTTTGGAGATGTTCATGCCGTTTGTTGGTGAAAGATTGCGGAGAGAGGTTGGTTCTGAGTCTTGTAGCGTTGGTTGCTTAGCTGGAATCGTAGCTTCTCAGCTTCTTTTGCTCAATTTGTGCTTGAGGTTTGATTCGGGGGAGATACGAAAAGATCTGCGAGAGTCTGTGGTTCAGATGATCAATGCCTTCCATAGTTGCTACTTCTTTG ATGGCATTCTCAAGATGCTTCTGGTGGAGCCATATCTGCATCTGACTCCACTACTG GGCCCAGAAGACGAAGCTGCTTTAATTGAAACCGTAACGGAAGCTGTGATTGAATCGGCGGAGAGTCTATTCCTAAACCCTGGAAGTGGAAATGATCAAAGGAGTTTACAGTTGAAGAACGTTGCTATCAACTGGTTGTTTCTTTTTGCCAAGGCTTCTATTAG GAAAACTGAAGATCAAGAGGAAACCAGTAGGTACATGAACATGTTCTCCAGTTCACGTATACCATATCACTTGGTCAACTGGGTGATCAGTCAAGGTGAAGTGATTAGAGATGCAGACACACTGCTAAACTCTACGCCTGTATCCTTCATCG AATGGCTTTTATCGCTTGAAGAGCAAGGAGTAAGGGTTTTTGACTGTGACCACTCCAAGAATTACGCCAAAACAGTGGTTCACTGGTCAAGACCAGATGTCACTCTGAAACAACAAGTTGGGGTTGATCAAGATGCAGACATGGCTGATGATCACATTGTGTCATCTATCTCAGTTATCAGCAGCAGCACAAGAAAACGTAAAGAAGAGAGGCCTGATAAGGAGGGAGAAACGAAAACGAAGCTCTTCAAGCATAGACCCAACAACTTTCAAGAGAAGTCAAGATTGCAACCTTTTGTATTCTCGGATCGTTTGGTGAATGCTACTGAGGTTGGAGTTTCAGACATGGAGCTATGA